Proteins encoded within one genomic window of Sulfurovum sp. XGS-02:
- the rpsM gene encoding 30S ribosomal protein S13: MARIAGVDLPQKKRMEYALTYIYGIGLTTSRKILDRTGVDYNKRVHELTDAEAATIRNDIQENVMVEGDLRKKVTLDIKALMDLGSYRGLRHRKGLPVRGQKTKTNARTRKGKRKTVGAA; the protein is encoded by the coding sequence ATGGCACGTATTGCAGGTGTTGATTTACCACAAAAGAAAAGAATGGAGTATGCACTTACTTACATTTACGGAATTGGGTTGACAACTTCAAGAAAAATTCTTGATAGAACAGGTGTTGACTATAACAAAAGAGTACACGAACTTACAGATGCTGAAGCAGCAACGATTCGTAATGATATTCAAGAAAATGTTATGGTTGAAGGTGATCTTAGAAAAAAAGTGACTTTAGATATCAAAGCACTTATGGATCTAGGTTCATATAGAGGTCTTAGACATAGAAAAGGTCTACCGGTGCGTGGACAAAAAACAAAGACAAATGCGCGTACTCGTAAAGGTAAGCGTAAAACTGTCGGTGCGGCATAA
- the rpmJ gene encoding 50S ribosomal protein L36, with protein sequence MKVRPSVKKMCDDCKVIKRKGIVRVICKNPKHKQRQG encoded by the coding sequence ATGAAGGTTAGACCATCAGTGAAAAAAATGTGTGATGACTGTAAAGTTATTAAACGCAAAGGTATCGTACGCGTGATTTGTAAAAATCCAAAACATAAACAAAGACAAGGATAA
- a CDS encoding diguanylate cyclase: protein MYQDKQAAVFERKVKVFKDVYNSTRKSYSKITKLLYDEIINTPEVIDLFKQAKDASTEEQQIIRNALYQLLTPTYTSLKTINIRQLHFHLPNVSSFLRFHKPEKYGDSLLGIRYSLEIANTEKRYVEGFEEGRIYNGFRYVYPLFDEEKRHIGSVETSLSFKALSNDIEETLGDEIDFILKKSIVEKKVWKSEQSNYIISQINSEYMNENVNEYTPILSKYKHINQSISQEATRQMKKQVGFAICKDNTIITFIPIGNVQGDKNAAYLISYEKSEEVRTIMNDALVLLAISTIILLIVSILIFVILQKIAKITEIATYDSLTGAYNRSTMNELLVYELERSKRKNKTLSIIFLDIDDFKSVNDRYGHEQGDLVLKKVVELMGEKLRKSDRLGRWGGEEFLVMLPETNGEEAVLVAEKLREVISMDEYRIPSIVTCSFGVATCVNDDNLESMIARADACLYKAKKEGKNRVVSHL from the coding sequence ATGTATCAAGATAAACAGGCTGCAGTGTTTGAGAGAAAAGTAAAAGTATTTAAGGATGTGTATAATAGCACACGTAAATCCTACTCTAAGATCACAAAACTGCTTTATGATGAGATTATCAATACCCCTGAAGTGATCGATCTCTTCAAACAGGCAAAAGATGCCAGCACTGAAGAGCAGCAGATCATACGTAATGCTTTATATCAATTACTTACACCAACGTATACAAGTCTTAAAACCATCAATATAAGACAATTACATTTTCACTTACCCAATGTGAGCAGTTTTTTACGTTTTCATAAACCTGAGAAGTATGGTGATTCTCTGTTAGGCATAAGATACTCTCTTGAAATTGCCAATACAGAGAAGCGATATGTGGAGGGATTTGAGGAGGGAAGGATCTATAACGGTTTTCGTTATGTCTATCCGCTTTTCGATGAAGAAAAGAGACATATAGGTAGTGTTGAAACCTCTCTTTCCTTCAAAGCATTGAGTAATGATATAGAAGAGACACTTGGAGATGAAATAGATTTTATCCTTAAAAAGTCAATTGTGGAAAAAAAAGTATGGAAGAGTGAACAAAGTAACTATATAATAAGTCAGATCAATAGTGAGTATATGAATGAAAATGTAAATGAATATACTCCAATACTTTCCAAATATAAACATATCAATCAATCTATTTCTCAAGAAGCAACACGACAAATGAAGAAACAGGTAGGTTTTGCCATTTGTAAAGATAACACGATTATCACCTTTATCCCTATCGGCAATGTACAGGGGGATAAAAATGCAGCCTATCTCATCAGTTATGAAAAATCCGAAGAGGTAAGAACCATTATGAATGACGCATTGGTGCTTTTGGCGATAAGTACCATTATTCTACTGATTGTATCAATACTGATCTTTGTCATTTTACAAAAAATTGCAAAGATAACTGAGATCGCCACGTATGATAGTCTGACCGGTGCATACAATAGAAGTACAATGAATGAGCTGTTAGTGTATGAACTGGAACGCAGCAAACGTAAAAATAAAACGCTATCAATCATTTTTCTTGATATAGATGATTTCAAATCCGTCAATGATAGGTATGGGCATGAACAAGGTGATTTGGTTTTAAAGAAAGTTGTTGAACTTATGGGAGAGAAACTAAGAAAGAGCGACCGTTTAGGACGGTGGGGCGGAGAAGAGTTTCTAGTAATGTTGCCTGAAACAAATGGAGAGGAAGCGGTATTGGTCGCTGAAAAATTACGTGAAGTGATCTCCATGGATGAGTATAGAATACCTAGCATCGTTACATGTAGCTTCGGAGTCGCAACATGTGTAAATGATGACAATCTTGAGAGTATGATCGCCAGGGCCGACGCTTGCCTTTACAAGGCTAAAAAAGAGGGTAAAAATAGAGTAGTATCTCATTTGTAG
- the infA gene encoding translation initiation factor IF-1: MAKDDVIEIDGKVVEALPNATFRVELDNGHIVLCHIAGKMRMHYIKILPGDKVKVELTPYSLDKGRITFRYK, translated from the coding sequence ATGGCTAAAGATGATGTTATAGAAATTGACGGTAAAGTAGTTGAAGCATTGCCAAATGCGACATTCAGAGTGGAGTTGGATAATGGTCATATTGTACTTTGTCATATCGCCGGTAAGATGAGAATGCACTACATTAAAATTCTTCCAGGTGACAAAGTAAAAGTAGAACTTACGCCTTACAGCCTTGATAAAGGTCGTATCACATTCAGATATAAATAA
- the map gene encoding type I methionyl aminopeptidase, with protein MAIAIRKPDEIAKLKRAGEIVGKTLQYLQNTIKPGMSLKEIDALGEAYIREHGAVPSFKGLYGFTGSVCTSVNEVCIHGVPTDRVVEEGDILGLDIGTKLDGYFGDAAITMAVGKISAEDEALIECSKGALYHAIDSIREGMRFKELSKILEDYIVSAGYVPLRDYCGHGIGTKAHDEPNIPNYLEGKTNQGPKIKNGMVFCLEPMVCQKSGTPVVLEDKWSVISEDQLRSAHYEHTVAVVDGKAIILTEAQAS; from the coding sequence ATGGCTATTGCTATCAGAAAACCAGATGAGATCGCTAAGCTCAAAAGGGCTGGCGAGATCGTTGGAAAAACACTTCAATATCTTCAAAATACAATCAAACCAGGTATGTCACTCAAAGAAATTGATGCTTTAGGTGAAGCTTATATCCGTGAACATGGTGCTGTACCATCGTTTAAGGGATTGTACGGTTTTACTGGGTCGGTATGTACTTCGGTCAATGAAGTATGTATTCATGGTGTACCAACAGATAGAGTAGTAGAAGAAGGTGATATACTCGGTTTAGATATCGGTACAAAACTTGATGGTTATTTTGGTGATGCGGCGATTACTATGGCAGTGGGTAAAATATCTGCGGAAGATGAAGCATTGATCGAGTGTTCAAAAGGCGCTCTTTACCATGCAATAGATTCTATCAGGGAGGGTATGCGTTTTAAAGAACTCTCAAAGATTCTTGAAGACTATATCGTATCAGCAGGATATGTCCCATTGCGTGACTATTGTGGTCATGGTATCGGTACGAAAGCACATGATGAACCAAATATACCTAACTATCTTGAGGGTAAAACAAACCAGGGGCCTAAAATTAAAAATGGTATGGTCTTTTGTTTAGAACCTATGGTATGTCAAAAAAGCGGTACCCCGGTAGTGCTTGAGGACAAATGGTCAGTCATTAGTGAAGATCAACTCAGATCAGCACACTATGAGCACACGGTTGCAGTGGTAGACGGTAAAGCTATCATATTGACTGAAGCGCAAGCTTCATGA
- the secY gene encoding preprotein translocase subunit SecY, with translation MGNALTQKILITLGFLFAYRVLAYIPTPGVDLNVIKEFFDSNSNNALGLMNMFSGNAVERLSIISLGIMPYITASIVMELLAATFPALGQMKKERDGMQKYMQIIRYFTIFITVVQAVGVSMGLQSMTGRAGQSAVMIDPMMFTILTTFSMLSGTMLLMWIGEQITQKGIGNGISLIIFAGIVSGLPSAIGNTVRAVNAGEMNFLVVLGILAIMLITILAIIYVELGERRVPISYSRKTIMQNQTKRVMNYIPVKVNLSGVIPPIFASAVLMFPLTMLQSSTTPFLVAIADSLAPGGITFNVVTFLLVMFFAFFYASIAFNAKDIADNLKRQGGFIPGVRPGEHTKEFLNEVASRLTGSGAVYLAIISTVPFMVISGMGASFYFGGVAVLIIVQVALDTMRKIEAQRTMNQYDTLGNVGL, from the coding sequence ATGGGCAATGCTTTAACTCAAAAAATCCTTATCACACTAGGATTCCTTTTTGCGTACAGAGTTTTAGCCTATATCCCAACTCCAGGTGTTGATTTGAATGTGATCAAAGAGTTCTTTGACAGCAATTCAAACAATGCCCTTGGGCTAATGAATATGTTCTCCGGTAATGCCGTTGAACGTTTAAGTATTATCTCTTTAGGTATCATGCCTTATATTACTGCCTCCATCGTTATGGAACTTCTCGCAGCTACTTTCCCCGCACTTGGTCAAATGAAAAAAGAACGTGACGGTATGCAAAAATATATGCAGATCATTCGTTATTTCACAATATTTATTACTGTTGTGCAAGCGGTTGGTGTATCTATGGGACTTCAGAGTATGACAGGTAGAGCAGGACAGAGTGCAGTGATGATCGATCCTATGATGTTTACAATACTTACGACTTTCTCTATGCTGTCAGGTACGATGTTGCTAATGTGGATCGGTGAACAGATCACACAAAAAGGTATCGGTAACGGTATTTCACTGATCATCTTTGCGGGTATTGTCTCCGGACTGCCATCTGCGATCGGTAACACGGTAAGAGCGGTAAATGCGGGTGAGATGAACTTCTTGGTCGTACTTGGTATTCTGGCTATTATGCTGATCACTATCTTGGCTATTATCTATGTAGAACTTGGTGAGAGAAGGGTTCCTATCTCTTATTCAAGAAAGACGATCATGCAGAACCAGACAAAGAGAGTGATGAACTACATTCCAGTCAAAGTAAACCTTTCAGGTGTAATTCCTCCTATCTTTGCTTCAGCGGTATTGATGTTCCCACTGACTATGCTTCAGTCAAGCACTACGCCATTTTTGGTGGCGATTGCTGATTCATTGGCACCAGGTGGGATCACATTCAATGTGGTGACTTTCTTGTTGGTCATGTTCTTCGCATTCTTCTATGCGTCAATTGCATTTAATGCAAAAGACATTGCAGATAACCTGAAAAGACAAGGTGGATTCATCCCGGGTGTGAGACCAGGTGAGCATACAAAAGAGTTCTTGAACGAAGTTGCAAGCAGATTGACCGGTTCAGGTGCAGTATATCTTGCGATCATTTCAACCGTACCATTTATGGTTATCTCCGGAATGGGAGCATCATTCTATTTTGGTGGGGTTGCCGTACTTATTATCGTTCAAGTTGCACTCGATACCATGAGAAAGATCGAAGCACAAAGAACGATGAATCAATATGATACATTGGGTAATGTAGGTCTATAA
- the rplO gene encoding 50S ribosomal protein L15 translates to MGLHNLQPAPGSTRNRKRVGRGQGSGTGKTAGRGQKGQKSRSGYKRKRGFEGGQMPLYKRLPKIGFTSTVEKPYVINVEKIKAIAELSEITLETIKSVHKLQKNVTKVKLIGASAKDLAAKIKDDAVTTSGK, encoded by the coding sequence ATGGGTTTACATAATTTACAACCTGCTCCGGGATCAACTCGTAATAGAAAGAGAGTTGGTCGTGGTCAAGGTTCAGGAACAGGTAAAACAGCTGGACGTGGTCAAAAAGGTCAAAAATCCAGATCTGGTTACAAAAGAAAAAGAGGTTTTGAAGGTGGTCAAATGCCACTTTACAAAAGATTACCTAAAATCGGTTTTACTTCTACAGTTGAAAAACCATATGTAATCAATGTAGAAAAGATCAAAGCGATCGCTGAACTTTCTGAGATTACGCTTGAGACAATCAAGTCAGTGCATAAATTACAAAAGAATGTAACGAAAGTGAAGTTGATCGGGGCAAGTGCAAAAGATCTTGCAGCTAAGATCAAAGACGACGCTGTTACAACAAGCGGAAAATAA
- the rpsE gene encoding 30S ribosomal protein S5 has protein sequence MEEIEKEFEEVIVNIGRVTKVVKGGRRFRFTALVVIGDRNGTVGYGFGKAKEVPDAIKKAVDDAHKNLVKVNIKGTTLAHDIEHKFNASRIVLRPASEGTGVIAGGAARPVLELAGVKDVLSKSIGSNNPNNLVRATIQALTRIKA, from the coding sequence ATGGAAGAAATAGAAAAAGAATTTGAAGAAGTAATCGTTAATATCGGTCGTGTTACCAAAGTTGTTAAGGGTGGTAGAAGATTTAGATTTACTGCACTTGTAGTGATCGGTGACAGAAACGGTACAGTAGGATACGGATTTGGTAAAGCCAAAGAGGTTCCTGATGCGATCAAAAAAGCGGTTGATGATGCTCACAAAAACCTTGTGAAAGTAAACATCAAAGGTACAACTCTCGCACATGATATCGAGCACAAGTTCAACGCAAGTAGAATCGTGCTTAGACCAGCGAGTGAAGGTACAGGTGTTATCGCCGGTGGTGCTGCTAGACCAGTACTTGAGCTTGCAGGGGTAAAAGATGTCCTTTCAAAATCAATCGGTTCTAACAACCCAAATAACCTAGTAAGAGCAACAATCCAAGCACTTACTAGAATCAAAGCGTAA
- the rplR gene encoding 50S ribosomal protein L18 — MLKSIQKRKNKLRAQRKARVRGKIFGTETNPRLTVFKSNKHFYAQAIDDTTGTTLASADGRKLGLKVNQEDVKKVAAEMAKNLASKNIETVVFDRNGYLYHGVVASFADALREAGIKF; from the coding sequence ATGTTAAAAAGTATTCAAAAAAGAAAAAATAAACTTCGCGCTCAAAGAAAAGCTAGAGTAAGAGGTAAGATCTTCGGTACAGAGACTAACCCAAGATTGACTGTATTTAAGTCAAACAAGCACTTTTACGCTCAAGCTATTGATGACACTACTGGGACTACACTTGCTTCTGCAGACGGTAGAAAGCTTGGTCTTAAAGTAAACCAGGAAGATGTAAAAAAAGTAGCTGCTGAGATGGCTAAAAATCTTGCTTCTAAAAACATTGAAACTGTTGTTTTCGACAGAAATGGTTACCTTTACCACGGTGTTGTTGCGTCATTCGCTGATGCACTTAGAGAAGCCGGAATCAAGTTTTAA
- the rplF gene encoding 50S ribosomal protein L6 → MSRIGKRPVTVASGIDVSLDGTTLVAKKGNLEKRLETHGRVGISIDGSEVTFERKGDEKQDAAFWGTYRALFNNIIIGLDKGYTKSLEINGVGYRAAVQGKVLNLQLGHSHDINFDIPEGLEIKVEKNIITISGTDKQAVGQAAAEIRDFRPPEPYKGKGVKYTDEVIIRKAGKAAGK, encoded by the coding sequence ATGTCAAGAATAGGAAAAAGACCAGTAACTGTGGCAAGTGGTATCGATGTATCACTAGACGGTACGACTCTCGTGGCTAAAAAAGGCAATCTTGAAAAAAGACTTGAAACTCATGGTAGAGTTGGGATCAGTATTGATGGTTCAGAAGTGACTTTTGAAAGAAAAGGTGATGAAAAACAAGATGCAGCGTTCTGGGGAACATACAGAGCACTCTTTAACAACATTATCATTGGTTTAGATAAAGGTTATACTAAATCTTTAGAGATCAATGGTGTTGGTTACAGAGCAGCTGTTCAAGGTAAAGTACTTAACCTTCAATTGGGTCATTCACATGATATTAATTTTGATATTCCTGAAGGACTTGAAATTAAAGTTGAAAAGAATATCATTACTATCAGCGGTACTGACAAGCAAGCAGTGGGTCAAGCTGCTGCTGAGATTAGAGATTTCAGACCACCAGAGCCGTATAAAGGTAAAGGTGTGAAGTATACTGATGAAGTGATCATCAGAAAAGCTGGTAAAGCAGCTGGTAAGTAA
- the rpsH gene encoding 30S ribosomal protein S8, whose amino-acid sequence MMTDIIADSLTRIRNAAQRRLDVTTLLHSNTIEATVSILVDKGYLESYKVKEDGNKKTIKVVLKYDENEKSVINEIKKISKPGRRVHQGKDDIRTFKNGYGTLVVSTSQGVLANDEAFKRGIGGEVICSIW is encoded by the coding sequence ATGATGACAGACATAATTGCAGACTCTCTTACTCGTATAAGAAATGCTGCGCAAAGAAGACTAGACGTAACAACACTTCTACACTCAAACACGATTGAAGCAACCGTATCTATTTTGGTAGACAAAGGTTACCTTGAGAGTTATAAAGTAAAAGAAGACGGAAACAAAAAAACAATAAAAGTAGTTCTTAAATATGATGAGAATGAAAAAAGCGTGATCAATGAGATCAAAAAAATCTCTAAGCCTGGTAGACGTGTTCACCAAGGTAAAGACGATATTAGAACATTTAAAAACGGTTACGGTACTTTGGTTGTTTCAACAAGCCAAGGTGTTCTTGCTAACGATGAAGCGTTCAAGCGTGGAATCGGTGGTGAAGTAATCTGTAGTATTTGGTAA
- a CDS encoding type Z 30S ribosomal protein S14 — MAKKSMIAKQKRKAKFSTQAYTRCNICGRPHSVYRDFGICRVCLRKMANEGLIPGMRKASW; from the coding sequence ATGGCTAAGAAATCAATGATAGCTAAGCAGAAGAGAAAAGCAAAATTCTCTACGCAAGCATATACAAGATGTAACATTTGTGGTAGACCTCACTCAGTATACAGAGACTTCGGTATTTGTCGTGTGTGTTTAAGAAAGATGGCCAATGAAGGTCTAATCCCTGGTATGCGTAAAGCAAGCTGGTAA
- the rplE gene encoding 50S ribosomal protein L5, with product MSRMKQKYNDIVPALREECGVTNAMQTPKLEKIVISVGAGEEGKDSKLIANMADTISLIAGQKAIIVNAKKSVAGFKAREGAPSGIKVTLRGENMYNFFDKLVSIALPRVKDFRGTPRKGFDGRGNYNFGLQEQLMFPEVVFDNVIKTHGMNITIVTSTEDDKQAFTLLEKLGMPFAKGRN from the coding sequence ATGAGTAGAATGAAGCAAAAGTACAATGACATCGTTCCTGCACTTAGAGAAGAGTGTGGGGTTACAAATGCGATGCAGACTCCGAAGCTTGAGAAAATAGTAATTTCTGTTGGTGCCGGTGAAGAAGGTAAAGACAGTAAACTAATTGCAAATATGGCAGATACTATCTCACTGATCGCTGGTCAAAAAGCGATCATCGTGAATGCAAAAAAATCTGTTGCAGGATTTAAAGCCAGAGAAGGTGCTCCAAGTGGTATTAAAGTAACACTTAGAGGTGAAAACATGTATAACTTCTTTGACAAACTTGTATCGATCGCTCTTCCAAGAGTAAAAGACTTTAGAGGTACACCAAGAAAAGGTTTTGACGGACGCGGTAACTATAACTTCGGTCTTCAAGAGCAATTGATGTTCCCAGAGGTTGTATTTGATAATGTGATCAAGACACATGGTATGAACATCACTATCGTAACAAGTACTGAAGATGATAAACAAGCATTCACGCTTTTAGAAAAGCTTGGTATGCCTTTCGCTAAAGGGAGAAACTAA
- the rplX gene encoding 50S ribosomal protein L24: protein MAKTFKIKKGDQVMVIAGDDKGTVGEVLQVLTKKDAVIVKGCKTAKKAVKPSEQNKEGGFVNQEMPIHISNVKKVEG from the coding sequence ATGGCTAAAACATTCAAGATCAAAAAAGGTGACCAGGTAATGGTTATCGCTGGTGATGACAAAGGTACAGTTGGAGAAGTTCTTCAAGTACTTACAAAAAAAGATGCAGTAATCGTTAAAGGTTGTAAAACAGCTAAAAAAGCTGTAAAACCAAGCGAGCAGAACAAAGAGGGTGGATTTGTGAATCAAGAAATGCCGATCCATATCTCAAATGTAAAAAAAGTAGAGGGTTAA
- the rplN gene encoding 50S ribosomal protein L14 → MIQGFTRLNVADNSGAKEIMCIKVLGGSKRRYASVGDVIVASVKKALPTGKVKKGKVVKAVVVRTKKEIQRENGSLIRFDDNAAVIIDDKREPIGTRIFGPVSRETRYAGFMKIVSLAPEVW, encoded by the coding sequence ATGATCCAAGGTTTTACAAGATTAAATGTAGCAGATAACTCTGGTGCTAAAGAGATCATGTGTATCAAGGTTCTTGGTGGATCTAAAAGAAGATATGCATCAGTAGGTGACGTGATCGTTGCTTCTGTGAAAAAAGCACTTCCGACTGGAAAAGTGAAAAAAGGTAAGGTTGTTAAAGCAGTTGTTGTTAGAACAAAGAAAGAGATCCAGAGAGAAAATGGTTCACTTATCAGATTTGATGACAATGCAGCAGTAATTATCGATGACAAAAGAGAGCCGATAGGTACACGTATCTTCGGTCCTGTAAGTCGTGAAACAAGATATGCAGGTTTTATGAAAATTGTATCACTTGCACCGGAGGTATGGTAA
- the rpsQ gene encoding 30S ribosomal protein S17, with the protein MPKRQIQGTVIKKAGEKTATVLVERRVLHPRYHKTVKRFKKYLIHDEKNDINVGDTVSAIECRPLSKTKSFRLLEIVKRGEV; encoded by the coding sequence ATGCCAAAAAGACAAATACAAGGTACTGTGATCAAAAAGGCTGGAGAAAAAACTGCAACTGTTTTAGTTGAAAGAAGAGTACTCCACCCAAGATATCACAAGACTGTAAAAAGATTTAAAAAATATCTTATTCACGATGAGAAGAACGACATCAATGTTGGAGATACAGTGAGCGCTATCGAGTGTAGACCACTTTCAAAAACAAAAAGCTTCAGACTTCTTGAAATCGTGAAGAGAGGAGAAGTGTAA
- the rpmC gene encoding 50S ribosomal protein L29, producing MNYIDLKDKSEAELTAMLKEKKLELFTLNAKQKTMQLTNTSELRVAKKDIARIQTALTAARSK from the coding sequence ATGAACTATATTGATTTAAAAGATAAAAGTGAAGCAGAACTTACTGCAATGCTTAAAGAGAAAAAACTTGAATTGTTTACATTGAATGCAAAGCAAAAAACGATGCAGCTTACAAACACTTCTGAGTTAAGAGTAGCGAAAAAAGATATCGCTAGAATTCAAACAGCATTAACTGCTGCTAGATCGAAGTAA
- the rplP gene encoding 50S ribosomal protein L16 produces the protein MLMPKRTKWRKQMKGRNRGKSFRGNKIEFGDIAIKATEAGRIDSRQIEAARITMTRKISRTGKTWIRVFPDKPLTAKPLETRMGKGKGGVDKWVMNIKPGRIIFEMAGVEETLARAALTLAIHKMPFKCKIITSKDSNELY, from the coding sequence ATGCTAATGCCTAAAAGAACTAAATGGAGAAAGCAGATGAAAGGCCGCAACCGCGGTAAATCTTTCAGAGGTAACAAAATTGAGTTTGGTGATATCGCGATCAAAGCAACTGAAGCTGGTAGAATCGATTCTAGACAGATCGAAGCTGCGCGTATTACTATGACGAGAAAAATTTCAAGAACAGGTAAAACTTGGATCAGAGTTTTCCCAGATAAGCCATTGACTGCTAAGCCGCTCGAAACGAGAATGGGTAAAGGTAAAGGTGGTGTTGATAAATGGGTAATGAACATTAAGCCAGGTAGAATTATTTTCGAAATGGCAGGCGTTGAAGAGACACTTGCAAGAGCAGCGTTAACACTTGCGATTCATAAAATGCCATTTAAGTGTAAAATTATCACTTCAAAGGATAGTAATGAACTATATTGA
- the rpsC gene encoding 30S ribosomal protein S3, with product MGQKVNPIGLRLGINRNWESRWFPAKGRAPEFIAEDHKIRKYLKKELFYAGVSNIIIERTVKKLRVNIVTARPGIIIGKKGADIEKLKATLIKMLGKDVAINIKEEKRPQASGQLAAENVATQLERRVAFRRAMKKVIQGALKSGAKGIKISVSGRLGGAEMARTEWYLEGRVPLHTLRAKIDYGFAEAHTTYGIIGIKVWIFKGEVLAKGIQAEPQEEKKGGRKPSRKRGE from the coding sequence ATGGGTCAAAAAGTAAATCCTATAGGTCTTAGACTTGGAATCAACAGAAACTGGGAATCAAGATGGTTCCCTGCAAAAGGTAGAGCACCTGAATTTATCGCTGAAGACCATAAAATCAGAAAATACCTTAAAAAAGAACTTTTCTATGCGGGTGTATCTAACATCATCATCGAAAGAACTGTAAAGAAATTAAGAGTAAATATCGTCACTGCTAGACCTGGTATCATTATCGGGAAAAAAGGTGCGGATATTGAAAAATTGAAAGCAACACTTATCAAAATGCTTGGTAAAGATGTAGCGATCAACATCAAAGAAGAGAAGCGTCCTCAAGCTTCAGGTCAATTGGCAGCTGAAAACGTTGCAACACAACTTGAAAGAAGAGTTGCGTTCAGACGTGCGATGAAAAAAGTGATCCAAGGTGCACTTAAATCAGGTGCAAAAGGGATCAAGATCTCTGTATCTGGTCGTCTTGGTGGTGCTGAGATGGCAAGAACTGAGTGGTACCTAGAGGGTAGAGTTCCTCTTCATACACTTAGAGCGAAGATCGATTACGGTTTTGCAGAAGCACATACGACGTATGGAATCATTGGTATTAAAGTTTGGATCTTCAAAGGTGAAGTTCTTGCTAAAGGTATCCAGGCTGAGCCACAAGAAGAGAAAAAAGGTGGTAGAAAACCATCTAGAAAAAGAGGTGAATAA
- the rplV gene encoding 50S ribosomal protein L22, which produces MSRALLKFVRVSPTKARLIAREVQGMNAELALASLEFMPNKAAGIISKVIASAVANGDFEPEEVTITSCRVDKAAVMKRWRPRARGTASRIIKPTAHILVEVGVAEKTGEDA; this is translated from the coding sequence ATGAGTAGAGCATTATTAAAATTCGTAAGAGTTTCACCTACTAAAGCAAGACTTATCGCTAGAGAAGTTCAGGGTATGAACGCTGAGCTTGCTCTTGCATCATTAGAGTTTATGCCTAACAAAGCAGCGGGTATCATTTCTAAAGTAATTGCATCTGCAGTTGCTAACGGTGATTTTGAACCAGAAGAAGTAACGATTACTTCTTGTAGAGTTGATAAAGCAGCGGTAATGAAAAGATGGAGACCAAGAGCTAGAGGTACAGCTTCTAGAATCATTAAACCAACAGCGCACATTCTTGTTGAAGTTGGCGTAGCTGAAAAAACTGGGGAGGACGCATAA
- the rpsS gene encoding 30S ribosomal protein S19, whose product MARSTKKGPFIDGHLMKKVLKAKEEGSNKPIKTWSRRSVIFPEFIGLTINVHNGRQFVPVFVTENHVGYKLGEFAPTRTFKGHKGSVQKKVG is encoded by the coding sequence ATGGCAAGATCGACAAAAAAAGGTCCATTCATCGATGGTCACCTAATGAAAAAAGTGCTTAAGGCAAAAGAAGAAGGTTCAAACAAACCTATTAAAACTTGGTCAAGAAGATCAGTGATCTTCCCTGAGTTCATCGGTTTAACGATCAACGTTCACAACGGTAGACAATTCGTACCGGTATTTGTAACTGAAAACCACGTAGGTTACAAACTAGGTGAATTTGCACCAACAAGAACATTTAAGGGCCATAAAGGTTCTGTACAGAAGAAGGTAGGTTAA